The following are encoded in a window of Fluviibacter phosphoraccumulans genomic DNA:
- the ovoA gene encoding 5-histidylcysteine sulfoxide synthase, with product MSSNFQAYPLSPDWCGMNEAELRKTLLSYFETCFDRYESLFGCLRSDAAYFQKSISLRHPLIFYFGHTATFFVNKLLLAKLIPERINPRFEALFAVGVDEMSWDDLDEANYDWPTVAEVKAYRQQVRSAVTRVITEASWCGPMSWDNPWWAILMGIEHELIHLETSSVLIRQHRLDFVQPQSSWLPVNAKPVDCGAVPKNALVNVPAGAVTIGKGDPHADACASAGEARRYGWDNEYGVHYAEVPKFSASRMLVSNAEFLAFVDAGGYAEDRFWNEEGLGWRKFAKAMHPSFWVKQPDGWALRLMCEEVPMPWDWPVEVNCHEAAAFCVWKAEVTGMSVRLPTEDEWYRLYDLSGITPETPAQRRLSGGCSAVPVNQYAQGDFYDVVGNVWQWTCTPIYPLAGFEAHPIYDDFSIPTFDTRHNLIKGGSWISCGNEALRASRYAFRRHFFQHAGFRYVVGEAPLVPQVSHYEDDALLAQYAEFHFGQSYFDVPNFPRAVAEISLKAMQGKPMRRALDIGCAVGRTSFELAKGLPGALGFESVIGVDFSARFINLADELVRDGIVRYALTDEGSLQSFREITLAKLGFTDCSAKVAFLQGDACNLKENHREYDLVVAANLIDRLYDPAKFLDEISQRIVLGGVLVLTSPYTWLEEHTPRAQWLGGFRRDGERYTTLDALHAHLSRDFEPIGAPQDVPFVIRETARKFQHSVAQLTCWQRRA from the coding sequence ATGTCATCGAATTTCCAAGCATATCCGCTCTCGCCAGATTGGTGCGGGATGAATGAAGCCGAGCTACGCAAAACCTTGCTCAGCTACTTTGAAACATGCTTCGATCGCTATGAGTCTTTGTTCGGCTGCTTACGCTCTGATGCCGCTTATTTCCAGAAGTCGATCTCACTGCGCCATCCGCTCATTTTTTATTTCGGGCACACGGCCACGTTTTTTGTGAACAAGTTGCTTCTGGCCAAGCTGATCCCGGAAAGAATTAACCCACGCTTCGAAGCTCTCTTTGCTGTAGGCGTGGATGAGATGAGTTGGGATGATCTGGACGAGGCCAACTATGATTGGCCAACGGTGGCTGAGGTTAAAGCGTATCGGCAGCAAGTTCGGTCAGCGGTGACCCGTGTGATTACTGAGGCCTCCTGGTGCGGTCCCATGTCTTGGGATAACCCTTGGTGGGCGATTCTGATGGGGATTGAGCATGAGCTGATTCATCTCGAAACCTCATCGGTGTTGATTCGCCAGCATCGTCTGGATTTTGTGCAGCCGCAATCGAGCTGGTTACCAGTTAACGCAAAGCCGGTTGACTGCGGAGCGGTGCCGAAGAATGCTTTGGTCAATGTGCCTGCAGGTGCCGTCACCATCGGCAAGGGTGATCCGCATGCAGATGCCTGTGCCAGCGCAGGCGAGGCGCGTCGCTATGGTTGGGACAATGAATACGGCGTGCATTACGCAGAAGTGCCTAAATTCAGCGCCAGTCGAATGCTGGTGTCGAATGCCGAATTCCTGGCGTTTGTTGATGCCGGTGGCTATGCAGAAGATCGATTCTGGAATGAAGAAGGGTTGGGCTGGAGAAAGTTTGCCAAGGCGATGCATCCTAGCTTCTGGGTCAAACAGCCAGATGGGTGGGCCTTGCGCTTGATGTGTGAGGAAGTGCCGATGCCTTGGGATTGGCCCGTTGAAGTGAACTGCCATGAAGCAGCAGCCTTCTGCGTCTGGAAAGCGGAAGTAACGGGGATGTCGGTTCGCTTGCCCACCGAAGACGAGTGGTATCGCTTGTATGACCTATCGGGCATCACGCCCGAAACACCCGCGCAACGCAGGCTGTCGGGCGGTTGTAGCGCCGTGCCCGTGAATCAGTATGCGCAGGGTGATTTTTATGATGTGGTCGGCAATGTGTGGCAGTGGACCTGTACGCCGATTTATCCATTGGCCGGATTTGAGGCGCATCCAATCTACGACGATTTTTCGATTCCTACCTTTGATACGCGCCACAATCTGATCAAAGGGGGGAGCTGGATCTCTTGCGGCAACGAGGCGCTGCGAGCCTCGCGTTATGCCTTCCGCCGCCACTTCTTCCAACATGCCGGGTTTCGTTATGTAGTCGGTGAGGCGCCCCTGGTGCCGCAGGTGTCGCACTACGAGGATGATGCTTTGCTGGCGCAATATGCGGAGTTTCATTTTGGGCAAAGTTATTTTGATGTGCCGAACTTCCCGCGAGCGGTGGCAGAAATATCGCTCAAGGCCATGCAGGGTAAGCCTATGCGTCGCGCCCTTGATATTGGCTGTGCGGTCGGGCGTACCAGCTTTGAGTTGGCAAAAGGCTTGCCGGGTGCGCTGGGTTTTGAATCAGTGATTGGGGTGGATTTTTCGGCCCGCTTTATCAATCTGGCCGATGAGCTGGTGCGTGATGGCATTGTGCGCTACGCACTGACCGATGAGGGATCGTTGCAATCATTCCGTGAAATCACACTGGCTAAATTGGGCTTTACGGATTGTTCTGCCAAGGTGGCCTTCTTGCAGGGCGATGCCTGTAATCTTAAAGAAAACCATCGGGAATATGACTTAGTGGTCGCCGCGAATCTGATCGATCGTCTTTACGATCCGGCCAAGTTTTTAGACGAAATCAGTCAGCGGATTGTGCTCGGCGGCGTGTTGGTGTTGACATCGCCTTATACCTGGCTGGAAGAGCACACACCCAGAGCCCAGTGGTTGGGGGGCTTTAGGCGAGATGGTGAACGTTACACAACCCTAGATGCATTACATGCGCATCTGTCACGTGATTTTGAACCCATCGGCGCGCCGCAGGATGTGCCGTTTGTGATTCGAGAAACTGCCCGTAAATTCCAGCACAGCGTTGCGCAACTCACTTGTTGGCAGCGACGCGCTTGA
- the tolB gene encoding Tol-Pal system beta propeller repeat protein TolB — protein sequence MIRHLRLLAISLFLIFSGIAHAQLNIEVVGAGMQRIPVAVPNFGGDDNLGREIAAVVRSDLASTGLFNIINTDSLVAEENSSVDFAAWRSRGADALATATANRPGGQIEVRVRVADIVKRGSLGNTVVTVPGNNMRLAGHKVADFIYQKLTGQPGYFSSRIAYVLKQGTGPNAQFQLIVADADGQNPVPVFKYNQPIISPAWSPDGTKLAYVSFEKSKPVIFEQTLKTGARRAVASFRGSNSAPAWSPDGSRLVVALSREGGTQLYSIALATGQATRITNTTGIDTEPAFSPDGQWIYFTSDRGGSPQIYKMPAGGGSAQRVSFDGNYNVTARPSPDGRTLAFITRRDGGFRVATLDLATRQVTVLTDSQRDESPTFSPNGQMILYATILGGRGVLAAVSADGQIRQRLSAVNGDAREPAWGPNR from the coding sequence ATGATTCGTCACTTACGATTGCTTGCCATTTCTCTTTTCCTGATTTTCTCGGGAATCGCCCACGCACAACTCAACATCGAAGTCGTCGGTGCCGGCATGCAGCGCATACCGGTGGCCGTGCCTAATTTTGGCGGGGATGACAACCTTGGTCGTGAGATCGCCGCTGTCGTGCGCAGCGATTTGGCCAGTACCGGGCTCTTCAATATTATTAATACCGATAGCTTGGTTGCCGAAGAAAATAGTTCGGTCGACTTTGCGGCCTGGCGCAGTCGTGGTGCTGATGCGCTGGCCACAGCCACGGCAAACCGCCCTGGCGGTCAGATTGAAGTTCGTGTTCGGGTGGCTGATATCGTTAAGCGTGGCAGCCTGGGCAATACGGTCGTAACCGTGCCGGGCAACAATATGCGATTGGCCGGTCACAAAGTGGCCGACTTCATTTACCAAAAGCTCACTGGCCAACCTGGCTACTTCTCATCGCGCATTGCCTATGTGCTTAAGCAGGGCACGGGCCCCAACGCACAATTTCAGCTGATCGTTGCCGATGCCGATGGCCAAAACCCGGTACCGGTATTTAAGTACAACCAACCGATCATTTCCCCCGCCTGGTCGCCGGATGGCACCAAGCTGGCCTATGTCTCTTTTGAAAAGAGCAAACCCGTTATTTTTGAACAAACGTTAAAAACAGGGGCACGCCGCGCTGTGGCCAGTTTCCGTGGCTCTAACTCTGCCCCGGCCTGGTCACCGGATGGCAGCCGCCTGGTTGTCGCACTATCCCGCGAAGGCGGCACACAGCTGTACAGCATTGCGTTAGCGACGGGCCAGGCAACGCGCATCACTAACACCACGGGCATCGACACCGAGCCGGCCTTCTCGCCGGATGGTCAGTGGATTTATTTCACCTCTGACCGCGGCGGTAGCCCTCAGATCTACAAGATGCCGGCTGGCGGCGGCAGCGCACAACGCGTAAGTTTTGATGGCAACTACAATGTCACCGCACGCCCATCGCCCGATGGCCGCACATTGGCCTTTATTACCCGTCGTGACGGCGGCTTCCGCGTGGCCACGTTAGACCTGGCGACTCGTCAGGTCACTGTCCTAACCGATTCGCAGCGCGACGAATCGCCCACCTTCTCGCCCAATGGGCAAATGATTCTCTACGCCACCATTCTGGGTGGGCGCGGTGTTCTAGCGGCTGTTTCGGCCGATGGTCAGATTCGTCAGCGTCTTTCTGCCGTGAATGGCGATGCGCGCGAACCCGCCTGGGGCCCCAACCGTTAA
- the queE gene encoding 7-carboxy-7-deazaguanine synthase QueE produces the protein MTDTVGANRDQTVRLSEIFFSLQGEAARSGLPTVFIRLTGCPLRCTWCDTEYAFTGGTPTRIEDVLAEVARYPTRYVCVTGGEPLAQKSCLPLLKALCDAGHDVCLETSGALDITLVDPRVARIMDLKAPGSGETDKNLLSNIPDLRQTDEVKIVIASRADYDWAKEIIAAHQLSACCDVVLSPVAGQLNPTDLAEWILADGLAVRFQIQLHKLLWSDARGK, from the coding sequence ATGACGGATACAGTAGGCGCGAACCGCGACCAGACGGTTCGACTGAGCGAGATATTCTTTTCGTTACAGGGCGAAGCGGCACGTTCCGGCTTGCCGACTGTGTTTATCCGCCTCACCGGCTGCCCATTACGTTGCACCTGGTGCGACACAGAATATGCGTTTACCGGTGGCACCCCAACGCGCATTGAAGACGTGCTCGCCGAGGTTGCCCGCTACCCTACTCGCTACGTCTGCGTCACAGGTGGCGAACCCCTTGCGCAGAAGAGCTGCCTTCCCTTGCTCAAGGCGCTCTGTGATGCCGGCCATGACGTCTGCCTCGAAACCTCAGGCGCACTCGACATTACGCTGGTCGATCCGCGCGTCGCCCGCATCATGGACCTCAAGGCACCCGGCTCGGGCGAGACCGATAAAAACCTCCTGAGCAACATCCCCGACTTGCGCCAAACCGACGAAGTTAAAATCGTCATCGCATCTCGCGCGGACTATGACTGGGCGAAAGAAATCATTGCCGCGCATCAGCTGAGCGCTTGTTGTGACGTCGTGCTTTCACCGGTGGCCGGTCAGCTCAACCCGACCGATCTTGCGGAATGGATTCTGGCTGACGGCCTGGCTGTGCGTTTTCAGATCCAGCTCCACAAATTGCTTTGGAGTGATGCCCGTGGCAAATAA
- a CDS encoding autotransporter outer membrane beta-barrel domain-containing protein: MQNTAFARSIIVSAIALAFSPPSSAITIDLSNVAGFESFQQGDSNITTVTGIRDRNITGNYSITGSGGNTGGLLFQSTLSNVTQVPFPTYTSNGSNFPGAISSTPYGPSFGSTSGILRVVGSYKTTTSGSGATGDLGYLVDGVTGTTTQLLPTSLAGGNPILNTIAHSTFGNTVVGNYDTQLITGNSFVYDIPSGTYSSVPFVGKSFDSGKQITSVASNTAYGVYNNLISGGYTGTYNSSTGTYAYIYNKSNDKVYTFSSPDLSLVTHFEGITSAGKPGVYNLVADAVDGQGNHVKAYVATVDLNTIDLTTGQPTITWTEIKVVSNLTSANSMYQGKVIGVYVNSTGQTIAYQADIGSINYAGVNTPIYDPKKNSTASTTTLLGAGWDVINNSTITVANGNGIESGSACGYAGCSTTEYGGVITNNGTVSVSGGSGNSGVLMQGTFGTLLNYGTLRATDGNYAIQTTGSGVSAADGSLIVNTSSGIIDGQVYINAGPYARFENSGSLGITSAGSGVTHTISGTFVQTSTGTLGLRVSPSAADKLQVNGTAYLGGVLNVTATGSYRLGQRIALVNGTGGVNGQFSSLTTNLQNVSYIDYDSTNAYWVYGPSPVYTLQSVQQNAQGLSSVINQQVAALQAGLSYDCNQYNEHNLCISVGGRYTYAGSGPSGNAQSGLVIVGYRPMNTLRVGGFADQSASIASPSGISQSKTSPMWGIFGNWNLNKNGNGLGVQASAAFASSQLSITRTATAYSEAGQGNTQFGGQAYQAQVNYAQPVDDKLKLIPYIGLRYTQINNGAYTENSSATVIAPLSYNAMAQNTFSAVGGLGVSAWLAEKLKGTASVGIQQNLNYSMGNYQGTSAIPGLTSFSVAMPGNVNSMATASAGIYYDVRKNERIGMNVLWQQQPFIATNTTTALATYSIGF, from the coding sequence ATGCAAAACACCGCCTTTGCCCGCTCGATAATTGTATCTGCCATAGCCCTGGCCTTTTCTCCACCTTCTTCTGCGATAACAATTGATCTGTCAAACGTTGCAGGCTTTGAGAGTTTTCAACAGGGTGATAGCAATATCACCACGGTAACCGGGATCCGAGATAGAAATATCACAGGAAATTACTCAATAACAGGTAGCGGCGGAAATACCGGTGGATTGCTATTTCAGTCCACACTGTCTAACGTAACGCAAGTTCCTTTTCCGACGTACACATCGAATGGCTCTAATTTCCCGGGTGCGATATCCAGCACGCCCTACGGACCGAGCTTTGGTTCTACAAGTGGCATATTAAGGGTGGTTGGCAGTTACAAAACGACTACATCGGGCAGCGGCGCAACCGGTGATCTAGGCTATCTTGTAGACGGCGTCACCGGCACCACCACTCAGCTGCTGCCGACAAGCCTGGCAGGTGGCAACCCCATTCTCAACACCATTGCTCACAGCACTTTTGGGAATACCGTGGTTGGCAACTATGACACGCAACTAATCACTGGAAATTCTTTTGTTTATGACATCCCTAGTGGCACATATTCGTCAGTGCCGTTTGTAGGCAAATCCTTTGATAGCGGAAAGCAGATTACTTCTGTTGCCAGCAACACCGCATATGGGGTTTATAACAACCTCATATCTGGCGGATATACAGGGACTTACAACAGCAGCACTGGAACATACGCCTACATCTACAACAAATCCAATGACAAAGTCTACACCTTCTCATCACCTGATCTGTCCCTAGTCACGCACTTCGAAGGGATCACCAGTGCCGGCAAGCCTGGCGTATACAACTTGGTTGCAGATGCGGTTGATGGGCAGGGCAATCATGTTAAGGCCTATGTTGCGACCGTTGATCTAAACACTATCGATTTAACTACTGGACAACCAACAATCACTTGGACAGAGATCAAGGTAGTGAGCAACCTTACTTCTGCCAACTCTATGTATCAAGGCAAGGTGATTGGGGTTTATGTCAACAGCACCGGACAAACCATCGCCTATCAGGCAGATATAGGAAGTATCAATTATGCGGGTGTTAACACCCCCATCTACGACCCAAAGAAAAACTCCACTGCCTCAACCACTACTTTGCTGGGAGCTGGGTGGGATGTGATTAATAACAGTACGATCACAGTTGCCAACGGGAATGGTATCGAAAGCGGGAGCGCTTGTGGATACGCAGGGTGTTCCACAACTGAATATGGTGGTGTTATTACCAACAATGGCACGGTCAGCGTTTCTGGTGGCAGCGGCAACAGCGGGGTCTTGATGCAAGGAACCTTCGGCACCCTTCTGAACTATGGGACGCTTCGCGCAACCGATGGCAACTATGCGATTCAGACGACAGGGTCAGGCGTGTCTGCCGCTGACGGCAGCCTCATTGTGAACACCAGCAGCGGTATTATTGATGGGCAGGTCTACATTAATGCTGGTCCGTACGCACGATTTGAAAACAGTGGTTCTTTAGGAATTACGTCTGCAGGTTCTGGTGTTACTCATACCATTAGCGGCACATTTGTTCAGACCTCGACTGGTACTTTGGGCTTGCGGGTTTCACCAAGTGCTGCTGATAAATTACAAGTGAATGGTACGGCGTATCTTGGTGGGGTGCTAAACGTTACCGCCACAGGTAGTTATCGCTTAGGCCAACGTATCGCTCTGGTTAACGGGACCGGAGGCGTTAACGGGCAGTTCTCCTCACTCACTACTAATCTGCAAAATGTGTCGTACATTGACTATGATTCAACCAATGCCTACTGGGTATATGGCCCATCACCTGTTTATACGTTACAAAGTGTGCAGCAAAATGCTCAAGGGCTAAGCTCGGTCATTAACCAACAAGTAGCCGCGCTTCAAGCAGGCTTGAGCTACGACTGTAATCAGTACAATGAACATAATCTCTGCATCAGTGTTGGTGGTCGTTATACATACGCTGGCTCTGGCCCATCGGGCAATGCTCAATCGGGTCTAGTGATTGTGGGCTATCGCCCCATGAACACCCTGCGTGTGGGCGGCTTTGCAGATCAATCCGCTAGCATTGCCTCACCGTCGGGCATCAGCCAAAGCAAGACCAGCCCTATGTGGGGCATCTTCGGCAATTGGAACCTCAACAAAAACGGCAATGGTTTAGGCGTTCAGGCATCTGCTGCATTTGCCTCCAGCCAACTATCGATCACACGTACGGCAACAGCTTATAGTGAAGCGGGGCAAGGCAATACGCAATTTGGCGGTCAAGCCTACCAAGCGCAAGTCAACTATGCTCAACCAGTTGATGACAAGCTGAAGCTTATTCCCTACATTGGCCTACGTTATACTCAGATCAACAATGGTGCTTATACAGAAAACAGCAGCGCTACTGTCATAGCACCTTTGAGCTACAACGCAATGGCTCAGAATACCTTCTCAGCCGTTGGTGGCCTTGGCGTTTCTGCGTGGTTAGCCGAAAAGCTAAAAGGAACTGCCAGTGTTGGTATTCAACAGAATTTGAACTACTCGATGGGCAACTATCAAGGCACCAGCGCTATTCCAGGTTTGACGTCGTTCAGCGTGGCAATGCCGGGCAATGTAAATTCGATGGCAACGGCATCTGCCGGCATCTACTACGATGTTCGCAAGAATGAACGAATTGGCATGAATGTTCTATGGCAACAGCAACCGTTTATTGCAACGAACACAACGACGGCTCTCGCTACATACAGTATCGGTTTTTAA
- a CDS encoding alpha/beta family hydrolase: MLVKHKSIDGMTLGYLGSLNDLSLIVVIGRSNYKKSSESLDALVKALHASGHSVCWFENRQTQTAKLLEDKFERLWGSRVSKFCKHNFLIGNLLRKTIKIFVLLAHPTRWGYFLTVFKNSNQRIANDLRKFLRHFPARRIYLFSHSAGGIVSSLAEAEDSVTKLVCFGYPLKHPDQDEEPSRTAHLKKMIKPFLIIQGDQDEYGSAQDSKRYKLSSSISVVPIQADHGYDNLSVSEYQKCLELLGKFLTLP, from the coding sequence ATGCTCGTCAAACATAAATCGATAGACGGCATGACGCTAGGCTACCTTGGCTCACTTAACGATCTTTCGCTGATTGTTGTAATCGGGCGTAGCAACTACAAGAAATCTTCTGAATCCCTAGATGCCCTTGTCAAAGCGCTGCACGCGTCTGGGCATTCCGTTTGCTGGTTTGAAAACCGACAAACCCAAACCGCAAAACTGCTCGAGGATAAGTTCGAACGCCTTTGGGGTTCGAGAGTTTCCAAGTTTTGCAAACACAATTTCTTAATCGGGAATTTATTACGAAAAACAATCAAAATCTTTGTGCTACTTGCACACCCAACGCGATGGGGCTATTTCCTGACGGTTTTTAAGAATTCAAATCAGCGCATTGCGAATGATTTAAGAAAATTCCTTCGCCATTTCCCAGCTAGAAGAATCTATTTATTTTCCCACTCTGCTGGTGGCATTGTGTCGTCCTTGGCTGAAGCAGAAGATTCCGTAACAAAATTGGTTTGTTTTGGTTATCCATTAAAACACCCGGATCAAGATGAGGAACCCAGTCGCACTGCTCACCTGAAAAAAATGATCAAGCCATTTCTCATAATCCAAGGCGATCAGGATGAGTACGGATCGGCACAAGATTCGAAACGTTACAAACTCTCGTCAAGTATTAGCGTTGTTCCTATTCAAGCAGACCATGGCTACGACAACCTCAGTGTCTCTGAGTACCAAAAATGCTTGGAACTGTTGGGAAAATTTCTGACCCTGCCATAA
- the ybgF gene encoding tol-pal system protein YbgF, which yields MMRSLPAALAAAGLLCTLPAHAGLFDDDVARKQVNDLQKTTSQTLIDQSRQIDQLNRQVSELRGQVEVLNNQITDLDKRQKDLYLDLDNRLQSIEASKGKSVAKPVPPAATDAAKAADKSDSKPETKADSKPADDPGAVLKAYESALGLFKAGKYKEAATAFDKFTKTYPDSEQAPAAQFWLGNSYYAVGDCKQVISSQQKLLAKWPKNSRAPDAMANIANCQAEFGQKSESQKTLKDLVAKYPDSKAAGAAKQQLKK from the coding sequence ATGATGCGGTCCCTTCCGGCGGCGCTAGCCGCCGCCGGTTTGCTTTGCACGCTGCCTGCACACGCTGGCCTGTTTGACGATGATGTTGCCCGCAAACAGGTAAACGATCTGCAAAAAACAACCAGCCAAACGCTCATCGACCAGTCTCGCCAGATTGATCAACTCAATCGGCAAGTGTCTGAATTGCGCGGCCAGGTTGAGGTACTGAATAATCAGATCACAGACCTTGATAAGCGGCAGAAAGATCTGTATCTGGATCTGGATAATCGCTTGCAATCGATCGAAGCCAGCAAGGGCAAGTCGGTTGCCAAGCCAGTGCCTCCTGCGGCGACAGACGCTGCCAAAGCAGCGGACAAGAGTGACTCGAAACCTGAAACTAAAGCCGATAGCAAGCCGGCTGATGACCCCGGTGCTGTACTGAAAGCCTACGAATCGGCGCTGGGCCTCTTCAAGGCGGGCAAGTACAAAGAAGCGGCTACTGCTTTCGATAAGTTCACCAAAACCTACCCCGACAGCGAGCAAGCACCGGCTGCGCAATTCTGGCTAGGCAACAGCTATTACGCCGTCGGTGACTGCAAGCAGGTGATTAGCTCGCAACAGAAGCTACTGGCCAAGTGGCCAAAGAATAGTCGCGCGCCCGACGCCATGGCCAACATCGCCAACTGTCAGGCCGAGTTTGGTCAAAAAAGCGAATCACAAAAAACGCTCAAGGATCTCGTCGCCAAATACCCTGACTCCAAAGCTGCAGGCGCAGCCAAACAGCAACTTAAAAAGTAA
- the pal gene encoding peptidoglycan-associated lipoprotein Pal — MQNITRKQFIRHLVPALAVALLAACSSTPDNSSDLASVDATGTSGVPKLSAAALAKLRDPNSPLSKRSVYFNYDQYDVKSEYNSQLQAHAKFIASEPNARVLVQGNTDDRGSREYNLALGQRRADAVKKQLVLMGAPEAQIESVSLGKEKPKALGDNEAAWAENRRADMLYNGEY; from the coding sequence ATGCAAAACATCACCCGTAAACAATTTATCCGCCATTTAGTCCCGGCACTGGCTGTCGCGCTGTTGGCCGCTTGTAGCTCGACCCCGGACAATAGCTCGGATCTGGCCAGCGTTGACGCCACTGGTACTTCGGGCGTGCCGAAGCTGTCGGCTGCTGCATTGGCGAAGCTGCGTGACCCGAATAGCCCGCTGTCCAAGCGTAGCGTCTACTTCAACTACGATCAGTACGACGTAAAGTCCGAGTACAACAGCCAACTGCAAGCGCATGCCAAGTTCATCGCTTCTGAACCTAATGCCCGCGTTCTGGTTCAAGGCAACACCGATGACCGCGGTAGCCGCGAATACAATCTGGCCCTGGGTCAGCGCCGTGCCGATGCCGTCAAAAAGCAACTGGTACTGATGGGTGCCCCAGAAGCGCAAATCGAATCCGTTAGCCTGGGCAAAGAAAAGCCGAAGGCCCTGGGTGACAACGAAGCGGCCTGGGCAGAAAATCGCCGCGCCGACATGCTCTACAACGGCGAATACTAA
- the queC gene encoding 7-cyano-7-deazaguanine synthase QueC, giving the protein MANNELNTPPAVVLLSGGLDSATTLAIARDQGFACHAIAFDYGQRHRAELDASLRQAKALGALSHRVVHVDMNQFGGSALTDFSIEVPEAHSQAGIPSTYVPARNTVMLSLALALAETLNSRDIFLGINAVDYSGYPDCRPEYIAAFEHMANLATKAGVEGTRFRIHAPLIDMSKADIIRTGTGLGVDYSLTVSCYQASPDGKACGHCDSCALRAEGFAAAGIADPTHYVKG; this is encoded by the coding sequence GTGGCAAATAACGAACTTAATACACCGCCAGCCGTTGTTCTGCTTTCGGGCGGCCTCGACTCAGCCACAACCCTGGCTATCGCCCGCGACCAGGGCTTTGCTTGCCATGCGATTGCTTTTGACTACGGTCAACGCCATCGCGCCGAACTCGATGCGTCCTTGCGTCAGGCAAAAGCACTGGGGGCACTCAGCCATCGCGTGGTGCATGTCGACATGAACCAGTTTGGTGGCTCGGCGCTCACTGATTTTTCGATTGAGGTGCCCGAAGCGCACAGTCAAGCGGGCATTCCGAGCACCTATGTACCGGCACGCAACACAGTCATGCTGTCGCTCGCGCTGGCACTGGCCGAAACCTTGAACAGCCGTGATATTTTTCTCGGGATTAACGCTGTGGATTACTCCGGCTACCCGGATTGCCGGCCCGAATACATCGCCGCGTTCGAGCACATGGCCAACCTGGCTACCAAAGCCGGTGTCGAAGGCACTCGTTTCCGCATCCACGCCCCGCTGATCGACATGAGCAAAGCGGATATCATCCGCACGGGCACCGGACTCGGTGTTGACTACAGCCTGACGGTTTCCTGCTATCAGGCCTCGCCCGACGGCAAAGCCTGCGGCCACTGCGACTCCTGCGCACTCCGCGCAGAAGGCTTCGCTGCCGCGGGCATTGCCGACCCCACGCACTACGTTAAAGGGTAG